A genomic region of Peptoniphilus sp. ING2-D1G contains the following coding sequences:
- a CDS encoding putative proton-coupled thiamine transporter YuaJ (Members of this protein family have been assigned as thiamine transporters by a phylogenetic analysis of families of genes regulated by the THI element, a broadly conserved RNA secondary structure element through which thiamine pyrophosphate (TPP) levels can regulate transcription of many genes related to thiamine transport, salvage, and de novo biosynthesis. Species with this protein always lack the ThiBPQ ABC transporter. In some species (e.g. Streptococcus mutans and Streptococcus pyogenes), yuaJ is the only THI-regulated gene. Evidence from Bacillus cereus indicates thiamine uptake is coupled to proton translocation; High confidence in function and specificity), with amino-acid sequence MNKTKALTQAGIMIALSQILSYVKFVEMPQGGSVTVASMVPVIFYSLLWGPKYGILACTVYGFLQFALGGVMLHPMSILIDYILAFGLLGIAGFFNKSFKSALFGTTLAILLRYLMHFISGVTLFYMYAPEGQPVWLYSLVYNSFMLVELVISLPPIAFLYKRVIEKGLVDTK; translated from the coding sequence ATGAACAAAACTAAAGCTTTAACTCAAGCGGGAATAATGATTGCACTATCACAAATCCTGTCCTATGTGAAATTTGTCGAAATGCCACAAGGCGGATCTGTTACAGTTGCAAGCATGGTTCCCGTAATTTTTTACAGTTTATTGTGGGGACCTAAGTACGGTATACTTGCATGTACTGTCTACGGATTCTTACAATTTGCCTTAGGCGGAGTAATGTTACATCCTATGTCCATACTCATAGACTACATTTTGGCCTTCGGTCTACTGGGAATTGCTGGATTCTTTAATAAAAGCTTTAAGAGTGCGCTTTTCGGCACTACTTTAGCAATACTTTTAAGATATCTGATGCACTTCATAAGCGGCGTAACATTATTTTATATGTACGCTCCTGAAGGTCAACCTGTGTGGCTCTACTCTTTGGTTTACAACAGCTTCATGCTTGTTGAACTTGTAATATCGCTTCCTCCTATAGCATTTTTATACAAGAGAGTAATAGAAAAAGGACTTGTGGATACTAAATAA
- a CDS encoding Hypothetical protein (Family membership), translating into MKKLILMLVLTAMTLTACGQKNNENNMDNIEKTNNVANVENESINLNDKEKIDNQTDASFDEFTGSIDNFNAILKITPFTNADLEDVKNEFGENSDEYLCLQDDRPLYKLETYLNYTGDTVEGIQDVDEIKYTITIDGEDITSEFFGNRQVMESLLSKRNLSHGKYYYKDSERSQAPTDSSEILLKSEGNAIDVLNFEIKLNKAN; encoded by the coding sequence ATGAAAAAATTAATTCTTATGCTTGTTTTAACCGCTATGACGCTGACTGCTTGCGGGCAAAAAAACAATGAAAACAATATGGATAATATAGAAAAGACAAATAATGTAGCTAATGTGGAAAATGAAAGTATAAATTTAAATGACAAAGAAAAAATTGACAATCAAACAGACGCTTCCTTCGACGAATTTACAGGTTCAATTGATAACTTCAACGCTATTTTAAAAATCACACCCTTTACAAATGCAGACTTGGAGGATGTAAAAAATGAATTCGGTGAAAATAGTGACGAATACCTGTGTCTTCAAGATGACCGACCTCTATATAAGCTTGAAACTTATCTGAATTATACAGGAGATACCGTTGAGGGAATCCAAGATGTAGATGAAATAAAATATACAATTACCATAGACGGAGAAGATATTACAAGCGAATTTTTCGGCAACAGACAAGTAATGGAGTCGCTCCTTTCAAAAAGAAATTTAAGCCACGGAAAATACTATTATAAAGATTCCGAAAGGTCTCAAGCTCCCACTGACAGCAGTGAAATACTTCTAAAAAGCGAAGGTAACGCCATAGATGTACTTAATTTCGAAATAAAATTAAATAAAGCAAATTAA
- the pta gene encoding Phosphate acetyltransferase (This entry contains both phosphate acetyltransferase: Acetyl-CoA + phosphate = CoA + acetyl phosphate and phosphate butaryltransferase:, Butanoyl-CoA + phosphate = CoA + butanoyl phosphate, These enzymes catalyse the transfer of an acetyl or butaryl group to orthophosphate; High confidence in function and specificity), with amino-acid sequence MDLLKVLRGKITKIKPTIVFPEGYDVRVLTAVKQIQDEELLNPIILGPRKQVEYTAHKLGYNLEEFNYIDPREYEEIEELIEQLMERRKGKLDREKAEKLIYDENYFGTMLVYTGKAQGMVSGAAHTTGDTVRPALQIIKTREGYKRTSGAFLMIRGEETYLMADCAINIELDAQGLAEVAVLSNEMAKRFGMNPKVALLSFSTKGSASHPLVDKVADAVKIAKELDPSMKVDGEFQFDAAFVPEVAKIKAPNSPVAGQANVFIFPSIEAGNIGYKLAQRFGGFKAIGPILQGLNAPVNDLSRGTTAEEVYYLAIVTAAQTIM; translated from the coding sequence ATGGATTTATTAAAAGTTTTGAGAGGTAAAATTACAAAGATAAAACCTACAATAGTATTCCCGGAGGGATACGATGTGAGAGTTCTTACAGCAGTTAAACAAATTCAAGATGAAGAGTTGCTTAATCCGATTATTTTAGGACCTAGAAAACAAGTTGAATATACTGCACATAAATTGGGATACAATTTAGAAGAGTTCAACTATATAGATCCTCGCGAATATGAAGAAATTGAAGAACTGATTGAACAGTTGATGGAAAGAAGAAAGGGCAAATTAGATCGCGAAAAAGCAGAAAAATTGATCTATGACGAAAACTATTTCGGAACGATGCTTGTATATACGGGCAAAGCACAAGGCATGGTATCAGGTGCCGCTCATACAACAGGAGATACCGTAAGACCTGCGCTTCAAATAATAAAGACCAGAGAAGGTTATAAAAGGACAAGCGGTGCTTTCTTGATGATCAGAGGAGAAGAAACCTACTTAATGGCCGACTGCGCTATTAACATTGAACTGGACGCACAAGGATTGGCTGAGGTTGCGGTTCTTTCAAATGAAATGGCAAAGCGATTCGGCATGAATCCCAAAGTGGCACTTCTTTCCTTCTCGACAAAGGGCTCAGCGTCCCATCCGCTTGTAGATAAAGTTGCTGATGCGGTTAAGATAGCTAAAGAGCTTGATCCCAGCATGAAAGTTGACGGAGAGTTTCAATTTGACGCCGCCTTTGTACCTGAAGTAGCAAAAATCAAAGCTCCTAACAGTCCTGTAGCAGGACAGGCAAATGTATTTATATTCCCCTCTATTGAAGCGGGCAACATCGGATACAAACTTGCTCAAAGATTTGGAGGATTCAAGGCTATAGGACCTATTCTTCAAGGATTAAACGCTCCTGTAAATGACCTGTCAAGGGGAACTACAGCTGAAGAAGTATATTACTTGGCGATTGTTACAGCTGCCCAAACTATTATGTAG
- a CDS encoding metallo-beta-lactamase domain protein (Apart from the beta-lactamases and metallo-beta-lactamases, a number of other proteins contain this domain. These proteins include thiolesterases, members of the glyoxalase II family, that catalyse the hydrolysis of S-D-lactoyl-glutathione to form glutathione and D-lactic acid and a competence protein that is essential for natural transformation in Neisseria gonorrhoeae and could be a transporter involved in DNA uptake. Except for the competence protein these proteins bind two zinc ions per molecule as cofactor; High confidence in function and specificity) gives MNNNIKEVYKDVFRVIIPLRGNPLKSINIFIIKNGDESLIIDTGFNTQEVMEYTENYIKYLDIDLKKSILYITHLHSDHAGLAKFFYERGAKIYMPEVDAQLMDDLSKQKGKYWEKIQSFAHIEGLGVDNLDIKDHPGYKYRTGGSFEYEPKFPGDKIQIGDFNFEVISLSGHTPGMCGLYDKEKSIFFCGDHILFKITSNIQFWGFDFGDSLGKYLKNLEVVKNLNIKHLFGSHRELVKDANARIEEMYAHHEKRLAEAYRALEDGPLTVRDVTIKMKWDITAKDWSEFPDSQKWFAVGEAHAHLEHLRTLGKVDFYDKNEDGVLYYYIVDKN, from the coding sequence ATGAACAATAATATAAAAGAAGTATATAAAGATGTTTTTAGAGTTATTATTCCCTTAAGAGGAAATCCCCTTAAGTCAATAAATATTTTTATCATAAAAAACGGCGATGAAAGCTTAATAATAGATACAGGATTTAATACACAAGAGGTTATGGAATACACTGAGAACTATATCAAATATCTTGATATAGATTTAAAAAAATCCATACTCTATATAACTCATCTCCATTCAGATCACGCAGGGCTTGCCAAATTTTTCTATGAAAGAGGGGCGAAGATATACATGCCGGAAGTGGATGCACAGCTGATGGATGACTTGAGTAAACAAAAGGGGAAATATTGGGAAAAAATTCAAAGTTTTGCACATATTGAAGGGTTGGGAGTGGACAATTTAGATATTAAAGATCACCCCGGTTACAAGTACAGAACCGGAGGCTCCTTTGAATATGAACCTAAATTCCCCGGAGATAAAATACAAATAGGAGATTTTAATTTTGAGGTCATATCTCTATCGGGACATACTCCGGGCATGTGCGGATTATATGATAAGGAAAAGAGTATATTCTTCTGTGGAGACCACATCTTGTTTAAAATCACATCGAATATACAATTTTGGGGTTTTGATTTTGGAGACAGTTTAGGAAAATACTTAAAGAATTTAGAAGTTGTAAAGAATTTAAACATAAAGCATTTATTTGGTTCCCATAGAGAACTGGTCAAGGACGCAAATGCAAGAATAGAAGAAATGTATGCACATCATGAAAAGAGACTTGCTGAAGCGTATAGGGCATTGGAAGATGGGCCTTTAACCGTAAGAGATGTAACCATTAAAATGAAGTGGGATATTACTGCTAAGGACTGGTCGGAATTTCCGGATTCTCAAAAATGGTTTGCGGTGGGAGAAGCTCATGCCCACCTGGAACATTTAAGAACTTTGGGCAAAGTGGATTTTTATGACAAAAATGAAGACGGTGTTTTATATTATTATATTGTAGATAAAAATTAA
- a CDS encoding Hypothetical protein (Family membership), translating into MKRAFLFVMVIFFLIPIKTSASSYTDVDGHWAEEYINYINEKNFIEGFGDNTFRPDETLKKSQIYKIINRLFNFTEKSNTYFKYINEDNWFLNELQIAIEAGYIDEDIYFKDAPIKRIDFIDIIGYLYGLEDNSDNYKYFTDIENLKKDSKKYVGALLKDGILEGFSDFKLLPESTLSRAQAAKIIAICEQKYGRIPNISKTPTNSIKNPDENQDPEILQLKNRLLNLTSEVNSINLSEFTNESAIELNRAVMQANNLLLRSDNIPKNEIIRAIEDIEKAKRLLVHKVENAHLYVEITDERGFPVDADLYINNESFRNGDTLKKGRYLLKVVARDGSSQSTYVNMGEQDKRVEIVLEYRSNEKITLSLGDHLYSDKYEYYTNERVKITIQTPPGYELKNLLVNGNPKKLLSNEYIFIIKENTRIEAVFIPIVSI; encoded by the coding sequence ATGAAGCGAGCCTTTTTGTTTGTAATGGTTATTTTTTTCTTAATTCCAATAAAAACATCGGCTTCATCTTACACGGATGTAGATGGACATTGGGCGGAGGAATATATAAACTACATAAACGAAAAAAATTTTATTGAAGGTTTTGGAGATAATACTTTTAGACCTGATGAAACTCTCAAAAAATCTCAAATATACAAAATAATAAACAGACTTTTTAACTTTACTGAAAAAAGCAATACTTATTTCAAATACATAAATGAAGATAATTGGTTTTTAAATGAACTTCAAATCGCAATAGAAGCAGGTTACATAGATGAAGATATATATTTTAAAGACGCTCCCATAAAAAGGATTGACTTTATTGACATTATAGGGTACCTGTACGGACTTGAAGATAATTCAGATAACTACAAATATTTCACCGATATAGAAAATCTTAAAAAGGATTCAAAAAAATATGTAGGAGCTCTTTTAAAGGACGGTATACTTGAGGGTTTCAGTGATTTTAAACTCTTGCCGGAATCCACACTTTCAAGAGCTCAGGCTGCAAAAATCATAGCGATATGCGAACAAAAATATGGAAGAATTCCAAATATATCTAAGACACCTACAAACTCAATAAAAAATCCCGATGAAAATCAAGACCCTGAAATTCTTCAATTGAAAAATAGACTGCTGAATTTGACAAGTGAAGTAAACAGCATAAATTTATCCGAATTCACCAATGAGTCCGCTATAGAATTGAACAGAGCTGTTATGCAGGCAAACAACCTTTTGTTAAGATCCGATAATATTCCAAAGAATGAAATAATAAGAGCTATTGAAGATATTGAAAAGGCTAAAAGACTCTTGGTGCACAAGGTTGAAAATGCACATCTCTATGTAGAAATCACCGACGAAAGAGGATTTCCCGTCGATGCGGATCTCTATATAAACAATGAAAGTTTTAGAAACGGCGACACATTAAAAAAGGGCAGATATCTTTTAAAAGTAGTTGCAAGAGACGGCAGTTCACAATCCACCTATGTAAATATGGGCGAACAGGATAAAAGGGTTGAAATAGTATTGGAATACAGAAGCAACGAAAAAATAACCCTGTCTCTTGGGGACCATCTATATAGTGACAAGTATGAATACTACACAAATGAAAGAGTTAAAATAACGATTCAAACTCCTCCCGGATATGAATTAAAAAATCTCTTAGTCAACGGAAATCCCAAAAAACTTTTAAGCAACGAATACATATTTATCATAAAAGAAAATACTCGAATCGAAGCGGTATTCATTCCTATTGTGTCCATATGA
- a CDS encoding protein-tyrosine-phosphatase (Protein-tyrosine-phosphatase [Signal transduction mechanisms]; High confidence in function and specificity) — protein sequence MTEKKKVAFICVHNSCRSQIAEALGKKYALDKYEFYSAGTQTKPQINQDAVRIIKEVYGIDMEETQYSKTIDDIPEVDTVITMGCNVQCPIIPYEYTEDWGLDDPTGKSDEEFLKVIKTIEDNIKNKFV from the coding sequence ATGACGGAAAAAAAGAAAGTAGCTTTTATTTGCGTGCATAATTCCTGTCGCAGTCAGATAGCGGAAGCTTTGGGCAAAAAATACGCTTTGGACAAATATGAATTTTATTCAGCGGGCACTCAGACAAAACCTCAAATAAATCAAGATGCGGTCCGTATAATAAAGGAAGTCTATGGTATAGATATGGAAGAAACACAATATTCCAAAACAATAGATGATATTCCGGAAGTAGATACGGTAATCACCATGGGATGTAATGTACAGTGTCCTATAATCCCTTATGAATATACGGAAGATTGGGGTTTAGATGATCCCACGGGGAAGAGTGATGAGGAATTTTTAAAGGTAATTAAAACTATAGAAGATAATATTAAAAATAAATTTGTATAG
- a CDS encoding Thioredoxin domain (Family membership) yields the protein MSIFKNKRRESLKMDLRNNEKSGAKPGKNNIGTNKGLDVKVLGSGCAKCNALEKAAKEALIDLGYEPLIDHITDFSQIASYGVMSTPALVIEGKVVSYGKVLKKQEIVNILKKGED from the coding sequence ATGTCGATATTTAAAAATAAAAGGAGAGAAAGTCTAAAAATGGACCTCCGAAACAATGAAAAATCTGGAGCTAAACCGGGAAAAAACAATATAGGTACCAATAAAGGTCTTGATGTAAAAGTTTTAGGGTCAGGTTGTGCAAAATGCAACGCCTTGGAAAAAGCGGCAAAGGAAGCTTTGATCGATTTGGGATATGAACCTTTAATTGATCATATAACTGATTTTTCTCAAATTGCATCCTATGGAGTGATGAGTACTCCGGCTCTTGTTATTGAGGGAAAAGTTGTAAGTTACGGCAAGGTACTGAAAAAACAAGAAATTGTAAATATTTTAAAGAAAGGCGAGGATTAA
- a CDS encoding permease family protein (A domain of unknown function (DUF) is a protein domain that has no characterised function. These families have been collected together in the Pfam database using the prefix DUF followed by a number, with examples being DUF2992 and DUF1220. There are now over 3,000 DUF families within the Pfam database representing over 20% of known families; High confidence in function and specificity), giving the protein MIWDFIQKQILGMKWLSDLVGKLLEQISIDTSSKTGAALQFFIYDVIKIVVLLCFLIFIISYVQSFFPPERSKKIMGKFKGIWGNVAAALLGTVTPFCSCSSIPLFMGFTGAGLPIGVTFSFLISSPMVDLGSLVLLMSIFGSKIAVVYVIMGLIIAVVGGIIIEKMDMYEYVEDFILNANGVEIEEQSLSVEERLNFAKEQVYETLKKVLPYILVGVGIGAFIHNWIPESFIENILGGNNSLGVVLATFIGAPMYGDIFGAIPIAEALLGKGALLGTVLSFMMAVTTLSLPSLIMLRRAIKPKLLILFIVICIVGIISVGYFFNMFEYLLI; this is encoded by the coding sequence ATGATTTGGGATTTTATACAAAAACAGATACTTGGCATGAAATGGCTCAGTGATTTAGTGGGCAAATTATTGGAACAAATAAGTATTGACACAAGCAGCAAAACGGGAGCCGCTCTTCAATTTTTCATATATGATGTCATAAAGATTGTAGTTCTTCTGTGTTTTTTGATTTTTATTATTTCCTATGTACAAAGCTTCTTTCCCCCCGAAAGAAGTAAAAAGATTATGGGAAAATTTAAAGGAATTTGGGGAAATGTAGCGGCTGCTTTGTTAGGCACTGTCACACCCTTTTGTTCCTGCTCATCCATTCCGCTGTTTATGGGGTTTACAGGTGCAGGTTTACCCATAGGAGTGACATTTTCCTTCTTAATATCTTCACCCATGGTAGATTTGGGAAGTCTTGTCCTTTTGATGAGTATTTTCGGATCGAAAATTGCAGTTGTGTATGTGATCATGGGACTGATCATTGCTGTTGTTGGAGGAATAATAATTGAAAAAATGGATATGTATGAGTATGTTGAAGATTTTATTCTCAATGCCAATGGTGTGGAAATCGAAGAACAATCCTTAAGCGTTGAAGAAAGACTTAATTTCGCAAAGGAACAAGTTTATGAAACGTTAAAAAAAGTATTGCCCTATATTTTAGTTGGAGTTGGGATAGGAGCTTTTATCCATAATTGGATTCCTGAAAGTTTTATAGAAAACATATTGGGAGGAAATAATTCCTTGGGTGTAGTTTTAGCTACATTTATAGGGGCGCCCATGTATGGCGATATTTTCGGTGCAATTCCCATAGCAGAAGCTCTATTGGGAAAAGGGGCTTTACTTGGTACGGTATTGAGTTTTATGATGGCTGTCACCACACTGTCGTTGCCCTCTCTAATAATGCTTAGAAGAGCGATTAAACCTAAACTGCTCATACTTTTTATAGTTATTTGCATAGTTGGAATAATTTCAGTTGGATATTTTTTTAATATGTTTGAATATTTGTTGATTTAG
- a CDS encoding ArsR family transcriptional regulator (Members of this family contains a DNA binding 'helix-turn-helix' motif. This family includes other proteins which are not included in the Prosite definition; Family membership) produces the protein MNSIDVALICKALGDSNRLQIIEILSKCNEKCACNLLEHFQITQPTLSHHMKVLNECGLVDTRRDGKWNHYSINMETLKEFEKYIKNLCCDEIGEIQ, from the coding sequence ATGAATTCTATAGATGTAGCTTTAATATGCAAGGCTTTAGGTGATTCCAATCGTCTGCAAATAATTGAAATCCTTTCTAAGTGCAATGAAAAATGCGCATGTAATTTATTGGAACACTTTCAAATTACTCAACCCACATTGTCCCATCACATGAAAGTCTTAAATGAATGTGGTTTAGTTGATACCAGAAGAGATGGCAAATGGAACCATTATTCCATTAACATGGAGACTTTGAAGGAATTTGAAAAATATATAAAGAATTTGTGTTGTGATGAAATCGGAGAAATTCAGTAA
- the gatB gene encoding Aspartyl/glutamyl-tRNA(Asn/Gln) amidotransferase subunit B (Allows the formation of correctly charged Asn-tRNA(Asn) or Gln-tRNA(Gln) through the transamidation of misacylated Asp-tRNA(Asn) or Glu-tRNA(Gln) in organisms which lack either or both of asparaginyl-tRNA or glutaminyl-tRNA synthetases. The reaction takes place in the presence of glutamine and ATP through an activated phospho-Asp-tRNA(Asn) or phospho-Glu-tRNA(Gln); High confidence in function and specificity), which produces MSYKTIVGLEIHVELSTQTKAFCSCKNEFGGEPNTRVCPVCLALPGGMPVLNENMVNYTIMAGLALNCNIEHISKFDRKNYFYPDLTKGYQVTQDDMPICTEGYLEIEGEFGEKKIGIYKIQMEEDTAKSLHTDMGETLMDYNRCGVPLIEIVSKPDMNSGKEARLFLEKLKSTLTYLGISDCKMEEGSLRCDVNVNVIDEEKGIKTAVTEVKNLNSFRGVEKAIEFETKRHIELLEKGEQEIRTTRRWDDVNNETILMRVKYTVADYRFAPEGDLPQVVIDEERIEEIKSKMPELPDKKAKRFQEEYSIPEYDSKILTSSKKLSVFYEEVVQNFDDYNMISNWIMTEVLRRVEDTEEFEIPFSSKDFTALLKAIKSEDINNNSGKKVLKKMFETSKKPLDIIKEQGLSQITDTTEIEKIVDRIIATNPKSIEDYNAGKTRVLGFLVGLVMKESRGKANPQIVNKLIAEKIKNK; this is translated from the coding sequence ATGTCATATAAAACAATAGTCGGATTGGAAATCCACGTTGAATTATCCACTCAAACAAAAGCTTTCTGCTCTTGCAAAAATGAATTCGGAGGAGAGCCCAACACCAGAGTGTGTCCGGTATGTCTCGCACTTCCGGGAGGAATGCCGGTTTTAAATGAAAATATGGTAAATTACACCATTATGGCAGGACTTGCCCTTAACTGTAATATTGAACATATTTCAAAATTTGACAGGAAAAATTACTTTTATCCGGATCTTACGAAGGGCTACCAAGTAACTCAAGATGATATGCCGATTTGCACTGAAGGTTATCTTGAAATAGAAGGTGAATTCGGAGAAAAAAAGATAGGCATCTATAAAATCCAAATGGAAGAAGACACGGCCAAGTCTTTGCATACGGATATGGGCGAAACATTAATGGACTACAACAGATGCGGTGTGCCGCTCATTGAAATAGTATCAAAACCCGACATGAATTCGGGAAAAGAAGCCAGATTGTTTTTGGAAAAACTTAAAAGCACATTGACATACCTCGGGATATCTGATTGTAAAATGGAAGAAGGTTCCTTGAGATGCGATGTAAATGTAAATGTCATAGATGAAGAAAAGGGAATAAAAACTGCAGTTACAGAAGTCAAGAACCTAAATTCCTTCAGAGGAGTAGAAAAAGCCATAGAATTTGAAACAAAAAGACATATTGAACTTCTCGAAAAAGGAGAACAGGAAATCAGGACCACAAGAAGATGGGACGATGTAAACAATGAAACAATTTTGATGAGAGTAAAGTATACCGTTGCTGATTACAGATTTGCCCCCGAAGGAGATTTACCCCAGGTAGTCATAGACGAAGAAAGAATTGAAGAAATAAAATCAAAAATGCCTGAGCTTCCCGATAAAAAGGCGAAGAGATTTCAGGAAGAATACTCGATTCCCGAATATGATTCAAAAATTTTGACATCTTCTAAAAAACTGTCGGTTTTCTATGAAGAAGTAGTACAAAACTTTGATGACTACAATATGATTTCAAATTGGATAATGACAGAAGTCTTAAGAAGAGTTGAAGATACGGAAGAATTTGAAATTCCCTTTAGCTCGAAAGATTTTACAGCTCTGTTAAAGGCAATAAAATCAGAAGATATAAACAACAACTCAGGAAAAAAAGTGTTAAAGAAAATGTTCGAAACATCAAAAAAACCTTTGGACATCATAAAAGAACAAGGATTATCACAAATAACAGACACAACGGAAATAGAAAAAATAGTAGATAGAATCATAGCTACAAATCCCAAATCGATAGAAGATTATAACGCGGGAAAAACCAGAGTTCTCGGATTTTTGGTCGGACTTGTAATGAAAGAATCAAGAGGAAAGGCAAATCCTCAGATAGTAAATAAATTAATTGCGGAAAAGATAAAAAATAAATAA